Genomic DNA from Fusarium oxysporum Fo47 chromosome IX, complete sequence:
TAATTTATCTCGCTTGACAAAGGTACGTTATCAATTGCTTTCATCTGAATATCCGTGATTCATATAAGACGAAGAATGCTCGGGCTTTGATCTGAAGTTGAAAAACTTGGCTCTGATACGCCACAGCCGAGGAGCCGTGCTCGATGGTGGCGGCTCTGCAGTCTTGGTTGGAGAACAAGGGGGCCCATTACAGCTAGAAAACTCAATGACGATCGTTGGGGTTACGTACTGGAAAGTTACAGTACAGCACCTGTCGCGAAACTCTAGGAGAATAATCAGTCGAGTCTTCGCTTTTCGGCACGGGCGATTCCTTCGCCCTCATCTCAGAGGTGCTTTACCAAGAAGATCTAGAGGAATCCTCAAAATATAGATAGAGTATCAAAGCAGGACAAAAGGACCAACAGCAAGCCACAATATGCAACTTTGTTTTGTAATGCATCTGTTGCTGTAGTCAGAGGCTGAAAAAGGAAGCTCAATGTTTCCCCTCACGGACCAAACCCCACGGGGAAGTGCACGAGACAGGACCTCGGGAATATGGCCAACGAATGGCGACTCTTTCCATTACTCCTTCATAATGTGCTAGGCTGCTTGCGATCTTGAGTTTATTCTCTGCCAGCGCCTGCTTTGGGTTTTCGACGGAGGCGTTCCGCCCTTTTTCTCCGCATCGTATTGTTTGATGTCTTCACGCTATTGGGGATCCGGAACGTTGCTCCCGGACAAGAAAAGGAGCTTGTAAAGTGGAATAGTTGTTTCTTTGAGATTGTCATGTCTTTACTTCTATCATGACTTTGCAAGTTCTGTTCGAGCACGCCTGATGATGGAGTCTTGAAACTTACATTCAACCCTACCACGGCAGTTCTCAAGGCTCTGTCCGCGGAAAGTCCGTCGCATACCATCGACCAAAATTGACAGTGATCTCCTATTTCCTTGTTAGAACAAGCTCTAGAGCTACTACTCGGTATTGCAACAGAACAATATGGAGAAGACGTACTTTCTTTTCAATTGCTGTCGGTTTCTTGGAGTTTGCTCGTTGATGAACAACGTCTCGGCTTATTGGTCCGGAGTTGAGGCTTTCTCCACTGAGGGTCACCGGAGTTGAGCAGCTCTGACGACCTCAGCTCCGGTAGGAATGACGAAAGAGTAGGGTAGGCAGCGGAAAACAGCTTCGCCTGCCTCCAGTGGGCAAAACATATATAATTCCTTTACAACAAACTTCAGATTAATTTAAGAACCTAGAATAGACACTTCAAGATTGATTTATTTTAGAAACGCAAAGCCACTTGAACAAGCAATACTCAAACAAAGGATCATGGTATCAGAACACAACGATTACGGCCACGGCTATGCAGCTACCGAAGTTAGACATCATGAATGGCGAACGGCCGAGAATAGCAGCCCGCATCTTATCCCAAAGCTGCAGGCCATTGTCAAAGAGAACCCAAAGATTAAACTCCTCGACGTTGGTGCTGGCTCTGGTACGATCTCTGCCTCTTTGGCAAAGTACATGCCTGAAGGTGAAGTTACTGCCACCGACATATCCGATGAGATCCTTGTTCGAGCCAAGGAGTATGCCGAATCTCAGGGCGTTTCCAACATTAAGTTTCAGCAAGCCAACGTGTTCAAGCTGCCTTTCCCAGACGCAGAATTTGATGTCACCCATGCGCATCAGGTCCTCTGTCATTTGGATGCACCGGTAGATGCCATCCGGGAAATGCTCCGAGTTACTAAACCAGCGGGCACACTTTCTCTTCGCGAGAGTGACATGCACATGTGGTGCATCTGGCCTGAACTTCCAGCCCTCCTCAAGTTCCATGAGCTTCAGGTTAAGAACATTTCTGGCAAGGGTGGACAAGACAAGGGAGGCCGTCAACTTCTCTCATGGGCCCTGAAAGCTGGGGTTTCCCGTCGAGACATTATCTTGAGCTTTGGGACGTGGTGCTACAGTGCACCGGAGGACAAGAAAGCATGGGGCAAGTCAGAAATTAGTCGACATACCGAACAATTGCACTAACATACTACAGGATCAGCCATGAAAGATCGCTCGCTGACTGGCTTCGCGCGCGACAAGGCTATTGAGATGGGTAGTGCGACTGGTGATGAGTTGGATGAGATGGCAAAGGCGTGGGAGGAGTGGATTGAAACGGATGACGCTTCGCTAGGTATCATGAATGGCGAAGCATTGATCACCAAgaaataaaagaagaagacggatTGAAGACCTTGTAGCAATTATAGAATTAATAGTCATGGACTGAATGAACAAGCATCATTTTGGAACACCAAATCTCTAGCCGCCGTCCTTTTCTCTATTCCTGAACTGCTAACGCGAAATCTCAGTGCTTGCAATTACAACATCAATCTTGCATATTTTTCGAGCCCTTTCTTCCCAACAGACTTGACGATCTTGCAGATAGGTGCCCACGCTCCAAGAATTGCCGTGACGCCAGTGCAAAGAATCATCGGACCGTACTTGGTCGCATACCCAAGGCTATCACCACTTGCCAACGAACTTCCTGCTGAGATGAGCGCACCACTGAGAGGCCCCGCAACAATGAAGCCCAGCCCACGGCCTCCGAGTA
This window encodes:
- a CDS encoding S-adenosyl-L-methionine-dependent methyltransferase, which translates into the protein MVSEHNDYGHGYAATEVRHHEWRTAENSSPHLIPKLQAIVKENPKIKLLDVGAGSGTISASLAKYMPEGEVTATDISDEILVRAKEYAESQGVSNIKFQQANVFKLPFPDAEFDVTHAHQVLCHLDAPVDAIREMLRVTKPAGTLSLRESDMHMWCIWPELPALLKFHELQVKNISGKGGQDKGGRQLLSWALKAGVSRRDIILSFGTWCYSAPEDKKAWGSAMKDRSLTGFARDKAIEMGSATGDELDEMAKAWEEWIETDDASLGIMNGEALITKK